In the genome of Leptotrichia sp. HSP-536, the window TGGCCTACAATGCCTGTCTTGCAGTTGTAAATAATGCAACTCCTGTTTATAATCCACTTTTTATTTATGGAAGTTCAGGACTTGGAAAAACTCATCTGATGCAGGCTGTAGGAAATGAAATATTAGAAAATAATCCAAATAAGCGTGTCTATTATTCAACATCGGAAGAATTTGCAAATGAGTTCTTTAAGGTGCTGAATGGCGGGCGGATTCAATATTTCAGGGATACATTCAGGGCATTGGATGTGCTTTTGCTGGATGATATACAGTTCTTTGAAAAGGTTTTTGGACGTGGGGAAGGAACTGTGGAAGAAGAGTTTTTCCACACATTTAACAAGTTGCAGGAGCTTGGAAAACAGATAATAATGATTAGCGACAAGTCGCCAAAAGAGATAAAGAATCTCTCAAAGCGTCTGGAATCACGTTTTTTATCAGGATTAACTGTTGAAATCCAGAGTCCGGGCTTTGAAACGAGAATGATGATATTGAAAAATATGGCAAAAACTCAGGATATAGAAATAGACGACAGTATTCTGGAATATATTTCAGATTCTTTGAATACAAATGTAAGGGAACTTGAAGGAACATTGACAAATCTAAATGCCCGTGCAAAACTTCTAAATGAAAAAATAACATTGCAGCTGGTTCAGGAAATGCTTATGCACAATGTAAAGCGTGAACAGTCAAAAATAACAGCAAGAAAGGTGATGGAGATGATTTCTTCGCAGTACGGCGTCGCTATAGCCGATATGACATCTAAAAAACGACAGAAAAAAGTCGTTGAAACAAGGCAAATTGCAATGTATGTATTAAAACACAACGATGACCTGGACTTAAGTCTGACTGCAATTGGAGGACTTTTCGGTGGAAAAGACCACAGTACAGTTATAAGCAGTATAAGGAAAGTTGAAAAAAAAACTCAGGAAGATGTGCTGTTTAAGAAAGAAATAGATACATTGAGCAAAAAAATATTTAAAGCATAAAATGTGTTATTTGGTGAAAATGTGGAAACATTGTGGAAAACTATGTGGAAAAGTCAGAGAGAAAATTTAAAAGTTTTCCACAGTGGAAAACTTTTTCCACAAAAAAATTAATTAACTAACGATGATTAAATTATTAAATAATACTAAAATAAATAAAATATAAATATAGAATGTGGAAAACTTAAAAATTTTTTCCACAGTATGTGAAAAAGTTATCCACATTATTGCTGAAAAAAAATAATAAAGCAGTTATTATAATAAGAGAATTTGTGGAAAACTAATCATGAATTGTGGAAAACTCAAATATAGTTATCCACAATTTGAAAAAAAGTTATCCACATTTGTGGAAAACTCAAAAATTATTTAAATATAATTAATTAATAATTGGGATAAAATGATAAAAATAAAAAAATAAGAAAGTTTTCCACAATAGTAAAAAACTTATCCACAATGCAATGTGGAAAACTATTCATACAGCAAATCTTTTAAAAATCAGTATAAAATGTAATTGTGGAAAAGATGTGGAAAACTATGTGGAAAAAGTTTTCCACAATAAAATTGAGTTTTCCACAAAAAATTTAAGCATAAATTTGGTTAATGATTGAAATTTAAATATAAAGAAAAAATTTAGGAGGAAATAATAGGAATATGGAAAAAGAAATTGAAGAAGTAGTGATAAACACTGAGTTTATAAAATTAGATCAGTTTTTAAAATGGGCAAATTTTACAGGTTCTGGAGTGGAAGCGAAAATATTTATTCAAAATGGTGAAGTAAAAGTAAACAACGCTGTGGAAACTAGACGTGGGAAAAAAATTTATGATGGGGATGTTGTGGAGTTTGCTGGAGAGAAAGTTGTTGTAAGAACAAAACACTAAATAGCTTGTTGATTTAATAAAAATATAAATAATAGTGAAAGTAGGCTGTAGGGAATTTAAGGGGAAATTTTTTAGGAAGAAATTTATAGAGGCTTAGTCAAGTGTGAAAGGGAAGAAATAGCGATGTATTTGGATCAGATTAGTTTTAATAACTTTCGCTGCCTTGTGGATGGGAAGTTGAAGTTTGACAGGTATTTTAATTTAATATACGGAAAGAATGGACAGGGGAAGACATCGCTTATCGAGGCTGTCTATTTTTTAGCTACGGGGAAAAGTTTTAGGACTAAGAAGGTGAAGGAGATACGCAAGTATAACTTGAACAGGCTGATTGTATTTGGAAAGTATAGACATAAGGATTTGTCGGAAAATATTATTGCTATTGATGTGAATGAGGATAAGAAGGATTTTTATATTAACAGGGGAAAAAATAAATATATAAATTATGTGGGGCTACTCAATAGTATTTCGTTTATTCCTGAGGATATTGAGCTGATTATTGGGAATCCCAGCGTTAGAAGAAATTTTTTTAATTATGAGATTTCACAGGCGAAAAAGGAGTATTTGCAGGCGATTGTGAATTTTGAGAAAATATTGAAGGTGCGAAACAAACTTATAAAGGAAAAAAAGACTGGCGAGGAAATTTATAAGATCTACAATGAAAAATTTATTGAGGAAGGGCTGAATATCGTTTTAAACAGGCGTGAATTTATAAAAAAGCTGTCAATTCTTCTAAATTTGAATTATCGTAAATTATTTGATGAAAATTCGGAGCTGAAATTGAAATATGACTGTTTTCTTGGGGATGTGGAAAAGAAAACTAGAGAAAAACTAAAGGAAAAATTTGAAGTGCTATGCAAAAGGAAAAGCGAGAGAGAAAAGTTTCTTGGATACAGCCTGCTCGGTCCCCAAAAAGATGATTTTATCTTTGAGCTGAATGGAAAAAATGCAAAGGCATATTCTTCGCAAGGGGAGAAAAAATCTATAATATTTTCGCTAAAAATTTCAGAAATTGATATTTTAATAAAGGAAAAAAAGGAGTATCCGATATTTATAATGGACGACATCGCTTCGTATTTTGATGAAGTCAGAAAAAAAAGTATTTTAAGTTATTTTGTAAATAAAAAAATCCAATGTTTTATAACTTCGACAGAGGATTTAGGCATAGAAGGGAAAAAATTTATTGTAGAAAAGGGGAAAATAATTAATGAATAAAAAGAGGATGAAAAATGGAAGGAATTAAGGATTTAAAAAATTTGGCATTAGAAGCGATTGAGAAAAGAAGCTCACTTTTAAAGAATGAAAAATATATTTTGTGGAAAATCAAGAAAAACTGGACACAGATTGTGAACGGTCCTATTGGCGAAAAAACTTATCCAAAGAGCTTGTTTAATGGAAATCTGGCTGTAGTGATTAATGATGGGATTATTTATCATACGACGATAATGTATGCGGAAAATATAAAGGATAAAATAAATACCTTTTTGAATGGGAAATTTTTGGAAAGCATTGAATTTGTAAAGGTAAATTACAAAATAAAACGCGATTTGCTGGATGAGCTTATTGAAAATGAGGAAAAAGAGGACGATTCGGGCTGGAGAAATTCCGAGAGGAATATTAGGGAAAGCAGGATAAATATAGAATCTGAAAATAAAATTACAGAAAAAGTGAAGGATATTGTGCTTTCTACGGAAGAAATTAAAGAAATTCACGAGAATATTGATAAAATTGATAAAAAGTATGAAGATATTGCCAGAAGGCTGGAAAAAATTGCAATAAAGCTGAAAAAGAGGGAAAAATATCTGAAAAATAACGGATATATTGAATGTGAAAATTGTAAAGTTTTATTTTTACAGGAAAGTAAAGAGAAAATGTGCTTTGAATGCAGAATGGAAGAGGAAAATCGAAAATTTCAAAATATGTCAAATTTAATAAGAAATAATCCATATATATCTGAAAAACAGGCGGTAAGAATGACAAATACTGATAAATCCACATATTACAAGGCACGAGATATTTTGGCACAGCAGACTTATAACGACATGCTTTATTATTGCCTTGAAAAAAACAAGGAAATTTCGTTAAATGAAGATTATGAATTTGAAATTCGGAGTGAATCAAGGGAAGATGTGGAAAAATTTATAAAAAATTATGTGGATTATAAAATTGGGAGCGATAATGAGGACGTTTTTAAGATTGAGAGAAAGTGGGCTTTGAGAAGGCTGCGGAAGGATATGAGATTTAGGTTGGAAAATAGTAGGAGATATTAGTTATAATATCAAGGTTATTTTGCAGTTGTTTTATAATTAAAAATGCAGTGTAATAAATGAGAAAAATTTATATTTAACTTGGAAGATTGACAAAAAATATTTAGAGAGGAAACTTATGGCAAAAAATAATCAAGATCTTATGGTCCCTGGAAATGCAATAGAAAGATCTCATAAAAATATTTTTGAAATTGCTAATTTTATGTTATCAGAATTGCATTTTCCTTATGTTATATTTTTAGAAGGTTCTAATTTTTTGACAGAAAATATTTCAATTGAAAGACCTGATGGACGAATAGTTGTATTAAATTATGATTCAGGAGCATTAAATAGATTAGACAGATTATCTTCTGCAAATTATGGAATGCCGTTTAATACCAATTTATGTGTAAATAAATTTATAAAACACAAGGATAGAACCATAATGCTTCAAGCAGCTTCTATATATACAACAGGTAATGGAAGTAGATGGAAACCCGAGGAAATTTTTGATATTATGTTGGAAATTTCAGAAACATCGCTTCAAATGTTAGGAAGAGATATTTTTAAACAGATTACTAAAAAATAATTATAACAGGGGGAATAATGAGAAAGAATGAAAATGATTTTCTAAGAAAGGCAAAGAAAAATAAAAATGATGAATTTTATACACGATTAGGAGATATAGAAAGAGAACTGCAATATTACGAAAAACACTTTAAAAATAAAATAGTTTTTTGTAATTGCGACGATCCTGTAACAAGTAATTTTTTTAACAAAAGAGCAAGAAGCCTCCGGCTTCTAAAAGCGGGAGATGAATTGCTTTTTTTTGTAAAAAAAATTGAAAAAAGGATATATTTATGATATAATTTATTCAGTGAAGTAATATAAAAGTAGGTAATAATAATGTCATATAATAGTAATTATCATTCAGTATTTGATATAAATTATCATATGATTTTTTGTATAAAATATCGAAGAGAAGTCATTAATGATGAAATTTCTAATAGATTGAAAGAGATTTTTGAAAAAATATGTCCGAAGTATAACATTGTTCTTAAAGAATGGGAACATGATGCTGATCATATTCATATGTTGATTAATGCTATGCCTAATACTGAACTTTCTAAGTTTGTAAATACTTACAAAAGTGCTTCCAGCAGACTGATAAAAAAAGAATTTCCTGAAATAAGGAGAAGATTGTGGAAAGAATATTTTTGGAGTAGAAGTTACTTAGTTGTAAGTGTTGGAGGTGCACTGTCAGAGATAATTAAAAAATATATTCAAAATCAAAAGGAGGTGTAATTTCATGAAATATAATTTAGCATTCAAATACAGAATTTATCCAAATAAAGATCAAGAATTATTGATAAACAAGACTTTTGGATGTGTTCGTTTTGTTTACAATACAATTTTGTACACTGCGAATAAAATTTATGAAGAAACTGGAAAAAATAAAATAATTACACCTGCTAGTTTGAAAAGTGAAAACCAATTTTTGAAAGAAGTAGACAGTCTGGCACTTTCAAATGCTCAATTGAATGTAAAACGATCGTTTACGAATTTCTTTCAGAAGAGAGCGAAGTTTCCGAGGTTCAAATCTAAAAAGACTAGTGTTAAAAGTTATACGACAAATTGTGTGAACAATTCAATACGAATTGAGGAAAACAAATATTTGGTTTTGCCAAAATTGAAAAAAATTAAATTAAAATATCATAGAGAAATACCGAAGGATTACAAGATAAAGTCAGTAACATTGACAAACAGTAATGGAAATTACTATGTTTCTGTCTTGACAGAATTTGAAAAAGAAATTCAAAAAATGCCAAGTAGTGATAAAGTAATTGGACTTGATTTTTCAATGTCTGAATTATTTGTCAGTTCTGAAAACCAAAGGGCTGATTATCCAAAATATTTTAGGATGTTAGAAGAAAAATTAAAGAAATCACAGAAATCATTGTCAAGGAAAGTAAAATTTTCTAAAAATTGGTATAAGCAAAAAGCGAAGATATCAAAATTACATGAGTATATCAAGAATTGTCGAAGAGATTTTTTGCATAAGTTATCGAAAAAATTGTCCAAAGAACATAATGCTGTGATTGTCGAGGATTTGAATATGAAAGGGATGAGCCAGGCATTAAATTTTGGGAAAAGTGTAGGAGATAATGGATGGGGAATGTTTTTGAGGATGCTTGAGTATAAGTTGATGTTTTTAGGAAAGCAATTTTTAAAAATAGATAAGTGGTTTCCGTCGTCGAAAACTTGCAGTAAATGTGGAAATGTTAAAGAGGAGCTGAAATTATCAGAAAGAAACTATAAATGTGAGTTCTGTGGAATTTAGATTGATAGAGATTACAATGCGGCACTGAATATAAGAAACATTGGAAAAGAGATGTTGAAATATTAGGAAATAAAAAGACAGGGCAGGAACTGCCCGAAGAGCTTGGTAAATATATTTGGCTAACAAAAGAAGATACTTCCCAAGAAGCTTCCGCTTCTAAAAGCGGGAGTAGTTCACTTAAAAAATTACAATAATTCCTAAAAATATGATAAAATAATATATCTTAACTATTTGATTTAAAAAATTTGAAAGAAGGGAAAAAGAAATGAAGAAAACATTTTTGATAATTGGGATGCTCTTGGGAATTAATGGATTTTCAGATAAAAATGTTAATAAAAATAATGTGAAAATAAAGCAGTCTGTGATTGCTACGACGTACACTTATCCAGATGGAAAAAATTCGTTTTGGAGTGATGTTTTGACACTTGGGAAAGATAAAGTTCCTTATGTTTTGATAAATCCAAATAATGGAGCTGGAAAAAAGATTGAAGTGAATTATGCGGATCAGATTAAGAAAAATAAAGAAGCTGGAATTAAGAATATTGCCTATATTCCGACAACTTATCAGAGAAGAAATATTAATGACGTGAAAGCGGAAGTTGACAGATACTTTGAATTTTATGGGACAGATAACATAAATGGATTTTTCTTTGATGAAATATCGTCAAATACTTCTCAGCAAATAAAATATATGAAGGAAGTTTTTGAGTATGTGAAAAATAAATCCCAAAGTAATCTTGTAATTGCCAATCCTGGAGCAGCAATTTCAGACGGAATTTCACCGTATGCAGATATTTTTGTGACAAGCGAGGTAAGTGCAAATACATATATTAATAAATTCGAAAAACCAAAATTTAGTTTTGAAAATAACCAGTCAAATGCAAAACATATCTGGCATATTGTGCATAGTGCTGCTCCAAAGGAGTATGCTGAGATCATAAGGCTGTCAAGAGAGAGAAATGCTGGGTGGCTGATGATAACGGACGATATTATG includes:
- the dnaA gene encoding chromosomal replication initiator protein DnaA produces the protein MNVGKLWEKIKKIMKKRVSEAEFEAFFKNVEATKLEDNKLTLVCNSKLIQQNVGKHKGQMEEIAEIITDEIITIGFEIKKQDIMSYKPEIHSFSRESKGKSPVIHTGLNPKHRFDNFIVGENSKLAYNACLAVVNNATPVYNPLFIYGSSGLGKTHLMQAVGNEILENNPNKRVYYSTSEEFANEFFKVLNGGRIQYFRDTFRALDVLLLDDIQFFEKVFGRGEGTVEEEFFHTFNKLQELGKQIIMISDKSPKEIKNLSKRLESRFLSGLTVEIQSPGFETRMMILKNMAKTQDIEIDDSILEYISDSLNTNVRELEGTLTNLNARAKLLNEKITLQLVQEMLMHNVKREQSKITARKVMEMISSQYGVAIADMTSKKRQKKVVETRQIAMYVLKHNDDLDLSLTAIGGLFGGKDHSTVISSIRKVEKKTQEDVLFKKEIDTLSKKIFKA
- the yaaA gene encoding S4 domain-containing protein YaaA, whose amino-acid sequence is MEKEIEEVVINTEFIKLDQFLKWANFTGSGVEAKIFIQNGEVKVNNAVETRRGKKIYDGDVVEFAGEKVVVRTKH
- the recF gene encoding DNA replication/repair protein RecF (All proteins in this family for which functions are known are DNA-binding proteins that assist the filamentation of RecA onto DNA for the initiation of recombination or recombinational repair.), giving the protein MYLDQISFNNFRCLVDGKLKFDRYFNLIYGKNGQGKTSLIEAVYFLATGKSFRTKKVKEIRKYNLNRLIVFGKYRHKDLSENIIAIDVNEDKKDFYINRGKNKYINYVGLLNSISFIPEDIELIIGNPSVRRNFFNYEISQAKKEYLQAIVNFEKILKVRNKLIKEKKTGEEIYKIYNEKFIEEGLNIVLNRREFIKKLSILLNLNYRKLFDENSELKLKYDCFLGDVEKKTREKLKEKFEVLCKRKSEREKFLGYSLLGPQKDDFIFELNGKNAKAYSSQGEKKSIIFSLKISEIDILIKEKKEYPIFIMDDIASYFDEVRKKSILSYFVNKKIQCFITSTEDLGIEGKKFIVEKGKIINE
- a CDS encoding DciA family protein, producing the protein MEGIKDLKNLALEAIEKRSSLLKNEKYILWKIKKNWTQIVNGPIGEKTYPKSLFNGNLAVVINDGIIYHTTIMYAENIKDKINTFLNGKFLESIEFVKVNYKIKRDLLDELIENEEKEDDSGWRNSERNIRESRINIESENKITEKVKDIVLSTEEIKEIHENIDKIDKKYEDIARRLEKIAIKLKKREKYLKNNGYIECENCKVLFLQESKEKMCFECRMEEENRKFQNMSNLIRNNPYISEKQAVRMTNTDKSTYYKARDILAQQTYNDMLYYCLEKNKEISLNEDYEFEIRSESREDVEKFIKNYVDYKIGSDNEDVFKIERKWALRRLRKDMRFRLENSRRY
- a CDS encoding EcoRI family type II restriction endonuclease, with protein sequence MAKNNQDLMVPGNAIERSHKNIFEIANFMLSELHFPYVIFLEGSNFLTENISIERPDGRIVVLNYDSGALNRLDRLSSANYGMPFNTNLCVNKFIKHKDRTIMLQAASIYTTGNGSRWKPEEIFDIMLEISETSLQMLGRDIFKQITKK
- a CDS encoding adenine-specific methyltransferase EcoRI family protein; translated protein: MRKNENDFLRKAKKNKNDEFYTRLGDIERELQYYEKHFKNKIVFCNCDDPVTSNFFNKRARSLRLLKAGDELLFFVKKIEKRIYL
- the tnpA gene encoding IS200/IS605 family transposase — encoded protein: MSYNSNYHSVFDINYHMIFCIKYRREVINDEISNRLKEIFEKICPKYNIVLKEWEHDADHIHMLINAMPNTELSKFVNTYKSASSRLIKKEFPEIRRRLWKEYFWSRSYLVVSVGGALSEIIKKYIQNQKEV
- a CDS encoding spherulation-specific family 4 protein — translated: MKKTFLIIGMLLGINGFSDKNVNKNNVKIKQSVIATTYTYPDGKNSFWSDVLTLGKDKVPYVLINPNNGAGKKIEVNYADQIKKNKEAGIKNIAYIPTTYQRRNINDVKAEVDRYFEFYGTDNINGFFFDEISSNTSQQIKYMKEVFEYVKNKSQSNLVIANPGAAISDGISPYADIFVTSEVSANTYINKFEKPKFSFENNQSNAKHIWHIVHSAAPKEYAEIIRLSRERNAGWLMITDDIMPNPYDRKPSKFIEMVNMINN